A stretch of DNA from Caldalkalibacillus uzonensis:
GATGGGATTAGTAAAGAAAGGATGATAAAAAGTGAGTAAGCGGTCTGTTGAGGTTCAACTAAAAGAGCATGCTGCCAAAGACCCTCACCTCATAACGATTCCAAAAGTGCTTGTTGACCTGATAGAAGGTCAACGTGATGAACAAATGCACGTTTACAAAATTCAAGAAATAATCGTGCAACAGAATCATGAATTAAAAAAAGGAAATAACGATTTCCAAGAAAAAAAGGGATTACATGATCGAAACCATTCGCTAGATGGAAAACAATCACCTGAAAAAAATGATTCATCACAAAAAGATAAAACCATTCATCTCAAAGTTGGGTTATTTGATGAAGAAGTCAACTATGCCATCAATGAAACGGATCATGTTATGGAGTTATCGCCAGCGTTAATGAAAAAGTTATGTCTTATGAATGGAACTATTTGCCATGCCAAATATGAAGACAAAAGTATTCGATTAGGCCCAGTAACCGGTATTTTTGTCAGTCAGAGTTATACTGACAAATTGTTTTATAAGCAAAAAGCAAAGAGACGGACGATGGAGTTAATGGGGGCTAATAGAGATGCCCATAATATTCTTTATTTCTTTTCAATGAGTGACGTGGATTTTTCAAATAAGAAAGTCATAGGCACCTATTATGATGATCATGAAAAGCGTTGGAAAAGAAGAGAATTCCCATTTCCAGATGTGCTTTATGATCGTGGCAGCGGCCGTCCTAATAGCCGATTACCTAAACAAGCTTTTCGTATGAAGCTTGAAACCGAAACCCCCATAAAAAAAATCAATGCCCAGCACTACTTTGATAAATGGGATCTGTATTATAAACTGAGTCAATATCCAGAGATGCGCCCTTATCTCCCGTTCACGATACTGTATCAGAATCCACAGGATTTACAAGCATTTCGTGGCACTAACAAAGTGTATGTCAAGAAATGTGTCAGCAGTAATGGCCGGAGAATCATGCGTGTCGAGAGGAAGTCACCTTCGCGTTTCGACTACAGTTACTATACAACCAAACTTGTTGTTGGAACAAAAAGAAATATCAGAGATGTGGCCCACTTAATTGAACATAAATTTGGCCGGGAACAGGTGATCGTTCAACGAGCGATAGATTTACCTACAATCGATGGAAGCAATATCGATATGCGGGCAACAGTTCAACGGGATGGTGAGGGTAAACTTGATGTGACTGCCGTTGCTGTCAGAGTTGGAGGGAAAGGTTGCCCTGTCACAAGTACACGAACAGGTGCTAAATGTTATCGGTTCGAGGATTTCTATAAGACATATTATGGGTATTCAAATCGACAAGTTAAAAAATTGAGGAAACGTGTTGATGATTTCTTGAAAAAAGTATATCACTATACCGAGAAAGCATATGGTGCCTTTGGAGAAATCGGAATTGATTTTGCCTTCGATAAGCAGGGTAATATATGGTTTATTGAGTGTAACGCCAAGCCTGCTAAAAGTGCTTTACACCGCTCATATGATCGGGAAACCATTAGGAAAGCATTTGTTTATCCGTTAGAGTATGCAAAATATATTACAGGATTTTAGGATATATTAACTGACGATTGCACGCTTAGGGAAGATATCCATGATTGGGTAGGTAAAAACAGGCACTGTCAGAAAGGCAGTGCTTGTACTTTATAACAAAAGCCTTTTTACTATAGAGCTGGGCTTATTTATTATACAAGTATTTTTGCCGAAAATATAATAATTTAAAAGTATCTAAGGAGGTTAAAAAAATGAAGCCTCTTATTCCAAACATCCCTGCGATTGCGATTACCGGTAGTGCTGGAAAATCAACGACTCAAGCATTTATTTATTCCATTCTAAGTACTAAGTGGAAAAGAATTCTTAAGACAACAAAAAACTTGAATTTGCCAAGTCATACGAATCAAAAGGTAAAGCGTCTCAAACCCTCTCACCAGGCTGTCATCTTGGAAATGGCATTTGGACGCGAGGCAGGAAAAAGGCATTTCCGGTATATACAGCCGAATATGGGGGTGATTACAAATATAGGCACAGCCCATTACGGCAAGCTTGGAAACAGTTTAGAATCAATAGCGAAATCCAAATCTTTATTAATCAAATATATGAACCCCAAGGGCACACTGTTCATCAACAATGATGATCAGAACTCAAAATTGTTAGAGACTCATCACTTTAAAGGGAAAATTGTCACAGTAGGAATCAAAAACAAAGCCGACTATCAAGCCAGTCATATCAAGTATTTGGACAATGGCATGCGTTTTAAAGTGGCCTTAGATAATCAAAAGGAGACATTCTT
This window harbors:
- a CDS encoding YheC/YheD family endospore coat-associated protein; protein product: MSKRSVEVQLKEHAAKDPHLITIPKVLVDLIEGQRDEQMHVYKIQEIIVQQNHELKKGNNDFQEKKGLHDRNHSLDGKQSPEKNDSSQKDKTIHLKVGLFDEEVNYAINETDHVMELSPALMKKLCLMNGTICHAKYEDKSIRLGPVTGIFVSQSYTDKLFYKQKAKRRTMELMGANRDAHNILYFFSMSDVDFSNKKVIGTYYDDHEKRWKRREFPFPDVLYDRGSGRPNSRLPKQAFRMKLETETPIKKINAQHYFDKWDLYYKLSQYPEMRPYLPFTILYQNPQDLQAFRGTNKVYVKKCVSSNGRRIMRVERKSPSRFDYSYYTTKLVVGTKRNIRDVAHLIEHKFGREQVIVQRAIDLPTIDGSNIDMRATVQRDGEGKLDVTAVAVRVGGKGCPVTSTRTGAKCYRFEDFYKTYYGYSNRQVKKLRKRVDDFLKKVYHYTEKAYGAFGEIGIDFAFDKQGNIWFIECNAKPAKSALHRSYDRETIRKAFVYPLEYAKYITGF